The proteins below come from a single Rosa rugosa chromosome 2, drRosRugo1.1, whole genome shotgun sequence genomic window:
- the LOC133730085 gene encoding uridine kinase-like protein 3 isoform X1 — protein MMSMLMGSNSVVDMIEASSGVHFSGFHMDGLQQRLKIEQPTTSANENMHKQPFVIGVAGGAASGKTTVCDMIIQQLHDQRVVLVNQDSFYHNLTSEELKRVHEYNFDHPDAFDTEKLLSYMDKLKHGQAVDIPNYDFKSYKNNVFPARRVNPSDVIILEGILVFHDPRVRELMNMKIFVDTDADVRLARRIRRDTVEKGRDIGTVLDQYSQFVKPAFDDFILPTKKYADIIIPRGGDNHIAVDLIVQHIRTKLGQHDLCKIYPNLYVIHSTFQIRGMHTLIRDSQTTKHDFVFYSDRLIRLVVEHGLGHLPFTEKQVITPTGSVYIGVDFCKRLCGVSVIRSGESMENALRACCKGIKIGKILIHREGDNGQQLIYEKLPNDISERHVLLLDPILGTGNSAVQAISLLLKKGVPESNIIFLNLISAPQGVHVVCKRFPRIKIVTSEIETGLNEDFRVVPGMGEFGDRYFGTDDDDQEGVPPSK, from the exons ATGAT GTCTATGCTTATGGGTTCAAATTCAGTTGTGGATATGATAGAGGCCTCCTCGGGGGTTCATTTTTCTGGATTTCACATGGATGGTTTGCAGCAAAGACTGAAGATTGAGCAACCGACAACCTCAGCAAATGAAAACATGCATAAGCAGCCTTTTGTTATTG GGGTTGCTGGTGGGGCGGCTTCTGGTAAGACTACGGTTTGTGACATGATTATACAGCAGCTTCATGATCAGCGTGTAGTTCTTGTTAACCAG GACTCGTTTTATCATAATCTGACCAGCGAGGAACTTAAACGGGTTCATGAATACAACTTTGACCATCCTG ATGCTTTTGACACAGAGAAACTATTATCTTATATGGACAAGTTGAAGCATGGGCAAGCGGTAGATATTCCAAACTATGATTTcaaaagttacaaaaataaTGTGTTTCCAGCTAGAAGG GTAAACCCTTCGGATGTCATAATTTTGGAAGGCATTCTTGTTTTCCATGATCCTCGTGTCCGAGAGTTGATGAATATGAAGATATTTGTTGATACAG ATGCTGATGTGCGGTTGGCTAGGAGGATAAGGCGTGATACAGTTGAGAAGGGAAGGGATATTGGTACAGTTCTTGATCAG TATTCACAATTTGTAAAGCCTGCTTTTGATGATTTTATTCTTCCTACAAAGAAGTATGCCGATATCATCATACCTCGTGGTGGAGATAATCACATAGCTGTTGATTTGATTGTACAACATATCCGCACTAAGCTTGGTCAGCATGACCTCTGTAAAATATATCCTAACTTATATGTCATTCATTCAACCTTTCAG ATAAGGGGTATGCATACCCTCATACGTGATTCTCAAACAACAAAGCAtgattttgttttctattcTGACCGATTAATTCGTTTG GTTGTTGAGCATGGCCTGGGACACCTACCTTTTACTGAAAAGCAGGTCATCACTCCAACTG GGTCTGTGTATATTGGTGTGGATTTTTGTAAGAGGTTATGCGGTGTATCTGTCATTAGGAG TGGTGAGAGTATGGAGAATGCTTTGCGAGCATGTTGTAAAGGTATCAAGATTGGCAAGATTCTTATTCATAGAGAAGGTGACAATGGTCAGCAG CTAATTTATGAAAAGCTACCCAATGACATTTCAGAGAGGCATGTATTGCTGTTGGATCCTATCTTGGGAACAG GGAATTCGGCTGTTCAAGCTATTTCTCTACTTCTAAAGAAGGGCGTACCAGAGTCCAACATCATATTTCTCAATCTCATATCT GCACCTCAAGGTGTGCATGTGGTCTGCAAACGCTTCCCCAGAATAAAGATTGTGACATCTGAGATTGAAACTGGTCTGAATGAAGACTTTCGTGTCGTACCTGGCATGGGTGAGTTTGGGGATAGATATTTTGGAACTGATGACGATGATCAAGAAGGGGTGCCTCCATCAAAGTAG
- the LOC133730085 gene encoding uridine kinase-like protein 3 isoform X2, with product MLMGSNSVVDMIEASSGVHFSGFHMDGLQQRLKIEQPTTSANENMHKQPFVIGVAGGAASGKTTVCDMIIQQLHDQRVVLVNQDSFYHNLTSEELKRVHEYNFDHPDAFDTEKLLSYMDKLKHGQAVDIPNYDFKSYKNNVFPARRVNPSDVIILEGILVFHDPRVRELMNMKIFVDTDADVRLARRIRRDTVEKGRDIGTVLDQYSQFVKPAFDDFILPTKKYADIIIPRGGDNHIAVDLIVQHIRTKLGQHDLCKIYPNLYVIHSTFQIRGMHTLIRDSQTTKHDFVFYSDRLIRLVVEHGLGHLPFTEKQVITPTGSVYIGVDFCKRLCGVSVIRSGESMENALRACCKGIKIGKILIHREGDNGQQLIYEKLPNDISERHVLLLDPILGTGNSAVQAISLLLKKGVPESNIIFLNLISAPQGVHVVCKRFPRIKIVTSEIETGLNEDFRVVPGMGEFGDRYFGTDDDDQEGVPPSK from the exons ATGCTTATGGGTTCAAATTCAGTTGTGGATATGATAGAGGCCTCCTCGGGGGTTCATTTTTCTGGATTTCACATGGATGGTTTGCAGCAAAGACTGAAGATTGAGCAACCGACAACCTCAGCAAATGAAAACATGCATAAGCAGCCTTTTGTTATTG GGGTTGCTGGTGGGGCGGCTTCTGGTAAGACTACGGTTTGTGACATGATTATACAGCAGCTTCATGATCAGCGTGTAGTTCTTGTTAACCAG GACTCGTTTTATCATAATCTGACCAGCGAGGAACTTAAACGGGTTCATGAATACAACTTTGACCATCCTG ATGCTTTTGACACAGAGAAACTATTATCTTATATGGACAAGTTGAAGCATGGGCAAGCGGTAGATATTCCAAACTATGATTTcaaaagttacaaaaataaTGTGTTTCCAGCTAGAAGG GTAAACCCTTCGGATGTCATAATTTTGGAAGGCATTCTTGTTTTCCATGATCCTCGTGTCCGAGAGTTGATGAATATGAAGATATTTGTTGATACAG ATGCTGATGTGCGGTTGGCTAGGAGGATAAGGCGTGATACAGTTGAGAAGGGAAGGGATATTGGTACAGTTCTTGATCAG TATTCACAATTTGTAAAGCCTGCTTTTGATGATTTTATTCTTCCTACAAAGAAGTATGCCGATATCATCATACCTCGTGGTGGAGATAATCACATAGCTGTTGATTTGATTGTACAACATATCCGCACTAAGCTTGGTCAGCATGACCTCTGTAAAATATATCCTAACTTATATGTCATTCATTCAACCTTTCAG ATAAGGGGTATGCATACCCTCATACGTGATTCTCAAACAACAAAGCAtgattttgttttctattcTGACCGATTAATTCGTTTG GTTGTTGAGCATGGCCTGGGACACCTACCTTTTACTGAAAAGCAGGTCATCACTCCAACTG GGTCTGTGTATATTGGTGTGGATTTTTGTAAGAGGTTATGCGGTGTATCTGTCATTAGGAG TGGTGAGAGTATGGAGAATGCTTTGCGAGCATGTTGTAAAGGTATCAAGATTGGCAAGATTCTTATTCATAGAGAAGGTGACAATGGTCAGCAG CTAATTTATGAAAAGCTACCCAATGACATTTCAGAGAGGCATGTATTGCTGTTGGATCCTATCTTGGGAACAG GGAATTCGGCTGTTCAAGCTATTTCTCTACTTCTAAAGAAGGGCGTACCAGAGTCCAACATCATATTTCTCAATCTCATATCT GCACCTCAAGGTGTGCATGTGGTCTGCAAACGCTTCCCCAGAATAAAGATTGTGACATCTGAGATTGAAACTGGTCTGAATGAAGACTTTCGTGTCGTACCTGGCATGGGTGAGTTTGGGGATAGATATTTTGGAACTGATGACGATGATCAAGAAGGGGTGCCTCCATCAAAGTAG
- the LOC133730086 gene encoding fructose-bisphosphate aldolase, cytoplasmic isozyme 1: MSAFVGKYAEELIKNAKYIATPGKGILAADESTGTIGKRLASINVENIESNRQALRELLFTSPNALSHLSGVILFEETLYQKTSDGKPFVEVLQENNVIPGIKVDKGTVELAGTNGETTTQGLDSLGARCAQYYKAGARFAKWRAVLKIGPTEPSELSIQQNAQGLARYAIICQENGLVPIVEPEILTDGDHDIKKCAAATELVLAAVYKALNEQHVLLEGTLLKPNMVTPGSDSPKVPPEVIAEYTVTALRRTVPAAVPGIVFLSGGQSEEHATLNLDAMNKLDVLKPWTLSFSFGRALQSSTLKTWGGKKENVGKAQEAFLARCKANSDATLGKYGGEGAGGLASESLFVKGYKY; this comes from the exons ATGTCAGCCTTCGTGGGAAAGTACGCTG AGGAGCTCATAAAGAATGCCAAGTACATTGCCACTCCCGGCAAGGGCATATTGGCTGCAGATGAGAGCACAGGCACCATTGGCAAGCGTCTAGCCAGCATCAATGTCGAGAACATTGAGTCCAACCGCCAAGCCCTCCGAGAGCTGCTCTTCACCTCTCCCAATGCCCTCTCCCACCTCTCCGGTGTCATCCTCTTTGAAGAGACCTTGTACCAGAAGACCTCTGACGGCAAACCCTTTGTTGAAGTCCTCCAAGAAAACAATGTCATTCCAG GTATCAAAGTTGACAAGGGCACAGTTGAGTTAGCTGGAACAAATGGAGAAACCACAACCCAAGGGTTAGACTCCCTTGGAGCTAGGTGCGCGCAGTACTACAAGGCCGGTGCACGCTTTGCCAAGTGGCGTGCCGTGCTCAAGATCGGCCCAACCGAGCCTTCTGAACTATCTATTCAGCAGAATGCACAGGGCTTGGCTCGCTATGCAATCATCTGCCAGGAGAATGGTTTGGTTCCAATTGTTGAGCCTGAGATTCTAACTGATGGGGATCATGACATCAAGAAATGTGCTGCTGCTACTGAACTTGTGCTTGCTGCAGTTTACAAGGCACTGAATGAGCAACATGTTCTTCTTGAAGGCACACTCCTTAAGCCCAACATGGTCACACCAGGCTCTGACAGCCCCAAG GTACCACCGGAGGTGATTGCCGAGTACACAGTGACTGCACTGCGCCGCACAGTCCCAGCTGCGGTGCCTGGGATTGTGTTTCTCTCCGGAGGACAAAGCGAGGAACATGCAACACTCAATCTGGATGCAATGAACAAGTTGGACGTGCTCAAGCCATGGACTCTTTCATTCTCCTTCGGCCGAGCTTTGCAGAGCAGCACGCTTAAGACTTGGGGTGGGAAGAAGGAGAATGTTGGGAAAGCTCAGGAGGCATTTTTGGCAAGGTGCAAGGCCAACTCAGACGCTACTCTTGGGAAGTACGGTGGAGAAGGTGCTGGTGGATTAGCTTCTGAGAGCTTGTTTGTTAAGGGATACAAGTACTAG